One genomic window of Devosia salina includes the following:
- a CDS encoding HIT family protein → MTYDSANIFARILKGELPCHNVHEDDIALVMMDIFPQSRGHTLIVPKAASRNLLDADPADLSAVMPLVQRVARAVKAATGADGLRLMQFNEAPAGQTVFHLHFHIIPIYEGVALGAHAGGKADDAELAALASKIAAEL, encoded by the coding sequence ATGACCTACGATTCCGCCAATATCTTCGCCAGGATTCTCAAGGGCGAACTGCCCTGCCACAATGTGCACGAGGATGACATCGCCCTGGTGATGATGGACATCTTCCCCCAATCGCGGGGCCACACCCTCATCGTCCCCAAGGCGGCGTCCCGTAACCTGCTCGATGCCGATCCCGCTGACCTGTCAGCCGTGATGCCGCTGGTGCAGCGGGTCGCCCGGGCGGTCAAGGCCGCCACGGGGGCCGATGGCCTGCGACTGATGCAGTTCAACGAGGCACCGGCCGGGCAGACCGTGTTCCACCTCCATTTTCATATCATCCCCATCTATGAAGGGGTCGCGCTCGGCGCCCATGCGGGCGGCAAGGCCGACGATGCCGAACTGGCAGCGCTAGCCAGCAAGATCGCCGCGGAACTTTAG
- a CDS encoding YoaK family protein, whose amino-acid sequence MTPARHLALGMALTASAGLIDVVGFIELGGYFTSFMSGNTTQGGAALVEGAWPVVLLTASLIALFFIGSVFGALAAFSNARWGPAAVSAAVFAGVALTLSLTLSGFPSTQTMLVLAASAGAQNAILPMRGAVRLGATFVTGTLYMAGQDLALALRGAAPPRRWLQHLAIWLGLFGGAAIGASLYRFIGIGTLFLPASIYAAFTLGHLWAGRRSAI is encoded by the coding sequence ATGACACCAGCCCGCCACCTTGCCCTGGGCATGGCACTGACCGCTTCCGCGGGGCTTATCGACGTGGTCGGCTTCATCGAGCTGGGCGGCTATTTCACCTCGTTCATGAGCGGGAACACCACCCAGGGCGGCGCTGCCCTGGTCGAGGGCGCATGGCCAGTGGTGTTATTGACCGCTTCACTCATCGCCCTGTTCTTCATCGGCAGCGTCTTTGGTGCGCTGGCCGCCTTCTCCAATGCCCGTTGGGGTCCGGCCGCCGTCAGCGCTGCCGTATTCGCCGGCGTGGCGCTGACGCTGTCCCTGACATTGAGCGGGTTTCCGTCTACCCAGACAATGCTGGTCCTCGCCGCCAGCGCAGGGGCGCAGAATGCCATTCTGCCCATGCGGGGCGCCGTGCGCCTGGGCGCTACCTTCGTCACCGGCACGCTCTACATGGCCGGCCAGGATCTGGCGCTGGCCCTGCGCGGGGCGGCGCCGCCTAGGCGCTGGTTGCAGCATCTCGCCATATGGCTGGGCCTTTTCGGCGGCGCGGCGATCGGCGCATCGCTCTACCGGTTCATCGGCATCGGCACCCTGTTCCTGCCGGCATCCATCTACGCCGCATTCACCCTCGGCCACCTCTGGGCCGGTCGCCGTTCGGCCATATGA
- a CDS encoding DUF3572 family protein, whose translation MPATDRTAPDVSTLADSCLGFLAENPEELLAFMQHAGLDPQALRASVGTVRLQHGLIDYFAANEAILLALCANAGTTPESFMRVWHRLNRVE comes from the coding sequence GTGCCCGCCACCGACCGCACCGCGCCGGACGTTTCCACCCTCGCCGATTCCTGCCTGGGCTTCCTGGCGGAAAACCCCGAGGAACTCCTGGCGTTCATGCAGCATGCAGGGCTGGATCCGCAAGCCTTGCGCGCTTCGGTCGGCACGGTGCGCCTTCAGCATGGCCTCATCGACTATTTTGCAGCAAATGAAGCGATTCTGCTCGCCTTGTGCGCCAATGCCGGTACCACGCCGGAATCCTTCATGCGCGTATGGCATCGGCTGAACCGGGTGGAGTGA
- a CDS encoding DNA polymerase IV: MACDWFCRDCMASGRADSEPARCPTCGSPRLRSHPELFSLSIAHVDCDAFYASVEKRDDPSLRDKPLIIGGGQRGVVSTCCYIARQSGVRSAMPMFKARELCPDAVVIKPDMAKYVEVSRQIRAHMEALTPLVEPISIDEAFLDMTGTERVHKAPPALSLARFARTIEQEIGVTISVGLSHNKFLAKVASDLDKPRGFAVIGAAETLEFLAPKPISLIFGVGKVFSETLKRDGYHTIGQLQQEDPARLMRLYGESGARLARLAQGLDSRRVSTDGEMKTVSSETTFFRDLASLDELSTELLKCSERLSERLKAKGLVGDTVTLKLKTAGFKLRTRARHLMMPTQLANVLYETGRDLLQRETDGTPFRLIGIGIAGLEAADGSDPSDLLEPQVARKAAAERAMDKVRTRFGRAAVVRGKLYTSRPEIVSGPVSEEEADDLEGKTR; encoded by the coding sequence ATGGCCTGCGACTGGTTCTGCCGCGACTGCATGGCCAGCGGGCGGGCCGACAGCGAACCCGCCCGTTGCCCCACATGCGGTTCGCCCCGCCTGCGCAGTCACCCGGAGCTGTTCAGCCTCTCCATCGCCCATGTCGATTGCGATGCCTTCTACGCCTCGGTCGAGAAGCGCGATGATCCATCTCTGCGCGACAAGCCGCTGATCATCGGGGGCGGCCAGCGCGGCGTGGTCTCGACCTGTTGCTACATCGCGCGCCAATCCGGTGTGCGCTCGGCCATGCCCATGTTCAAGGCGCGCGAACTCTGCCCCGACGCTGTGGTCATCAAGCCGGACATGGCCAAATATGTCGAAGTCAGCCGACAGATCAGGGCGCACATGGAGGCGCTGACCCCATTGGTCGAGCCGATTTCCATCGACGAAGCCTTTCTTGACATGACCGGCACCGAGCGCGTGCACAAGGCACCCCCTGCCCTGAGCCTGGCGCGCTTTGCCCGCACCATCGAGCAGGAAATCGGCGTCACCATTTCGGTCGGGCTCTCCCACAACAAGTTCCTGGCCAAGGTCGCGTCCGACCTCGACAAGCCCCGTGGCTTTGCCGTGATCGGTGCGGCGGAAACACTTGAATTCCTGGCGCCAAAGCCGATCAGCCTCATCTTCGGTGTCGGCAAGGTCTTTTCCGAGACCCTCAAGCGCGATGGCTATCATACGATCGGCCAGCTCCAGCAGGAGGACCCTGCCCGCCTGATGCGGCTCTACGGCGAATCGGGCGCCCGGCTGGCCCGGCTGGCCCAGGGACTGGATAGCCGCCGGGTCTCCACGGATGGCGAGATGAAGACGGTCTCCTCGGAAACCACCTTTTTCCGCGACCTGGCCTCCCTCGACGAACTCTCCACCGAACTGCTCAAATGCTCCGAACGCCTTTCGGAACGCCTCAAGGCCAAGGGTCTGGTGGGCGACACGGTGACGCTGAAACTCAAGACGGCCGGATTTAAGTTGCGCACGCGTGCCCGACACCTGATGATGCCCACGCAGCTGGCCAATGTGCTCTATGAAACCGGGCGCGACCTGCTGCAACGTGAAACCGATGGCACGCCGTTCCGGTTGATCGGCATCGGCATTGCGGGCCTGGAAGCGGCAGATGGTTCCGATCCCAGCGACCTGCTGGAGCCGCAGGTGGCCCGCAAGGCGGCCGCGGAGCGGGCCATGGACAAGGTCCGAACCCGTTTCGGGCGTGCGGCCGTGGTACGCGGCAAGCTATATACATCCCGGCCCGAAATCGTCTCGGGGCCGGTATCCGAAGAAGAAGCAGACGACCTCGAAGGCAAGACCAGATGA
- a CDS encoding GNAT family N-acetyltransferase → MSASGYTATIHPTTASIPAAVWNSLVPSTDGVPDNPFLDHAFFLALEQSGCATGKTGWQAQHILLADSNNSPIGLLPLFLKSHSMGEYVFDHGWANALERAGGHYYPKLQGSVPFTPATAPKLLVPSGSLEAQAALLSTAQQLAGRLGASSVHLTFVPGSEAELAGSLDWLRRVDTQFHWHNQGYASFEDFLETLASRKRKTIRRERRDALADGISVRWLSGSDIQEHHWDAFFAFYEDTGARKWGRPYLNRTFFSLLGQYMADRVVLMLAYDGDTPIAGAINFRGRDRLYGRNWGATRDVPFLHFEVCYYQAIDYAIAHGLAVVEAGAQGEHKLARGYEPVLTHSVHWIAHPGLRRAVAEYLEDERPAIEQQQELLEGFTPFRKGERQER, encoded by the coding sequence GTGTCTGCAAGCGGTTACACGGCAACGATCCACCCCACAACGGCCTCCATCCCGGCCGCGGTGTGGAACAGTCTTGTTCCCTCGACGGACGGCGTTCCGGACAACCCCTTCCTCGATCACGCTTTTTTCCTGGCCCTCGAACAATCGGGCTGCGCCACCGGCAAGACCGGGTGGCAGGCGCAGCACATCCTTCTCGCCGACAGCAATAACAGCCCGATCGGCCTTTTGCCGCTGTTTCTAAAGTCCCACTCCATGGGCGAATACGTGTTCGACCATGGCTGGGCCAATGCGCTGGAGCGCGCCGGTGGCCACTATTATCCAAAGCTTCAGGGCTCGGTGCCATTTACCCCGGCCACCGCACCCAAGCTGTTGGTTCCGTCCGGGAGCCTGGAAGCCCAGGCGGCCCTGCTCTCGACCGCCCAGCAACTTGCTGGACGGCTCGGTGCCTCCTCGGTTCACCTGACATTCGTGCCGGGGAGCGAAGCCGAACTGGCCGGCTCGCTCGACTGGCTCCGTCGCGTCGACACCCAGTTCCACTGGCACAACCAGGGCTATGCCAGCTTCGAGGATTTTCTCGAAACCCTCGCCTCGCGCAAGCGCAAGACCATCCGCCGCGAACGCCGGGATGCCCTTGCCGATGGCATCAGTGTCCGCTGGTTGTCCGGCTCGGACATCCAGGAGCACCATTGGGACGCCTTCTTTGCCTTCTACGAAGACACCGGCGCCCGCAAATGGGGCCGGCCCTATCTCAACCGCACCTTCTTCTCGCTCCTCGGCCAATACATGGCCGACCGAGTGGTTCTCATGCTCGCCTATGACGGCGACACGCCCATCGCCGGCGCCATCAATTTCCGTGGGCGCGACCGTCTCTATGGACGCAATTGGGGCGCTACGCGGGACGTCCCGTTCCTCCATTTCGAAGTCTGCTATTACCAGGCCATCGACTACGCCATCGCGCATGGGCTGGCCGTCGTCGAGGCCGGCGCCCAGGGCGAACACAAGCTGGCGCGTGGCTATGAGCCCGTCCTCACCCATTCGGTACACTGGATTGCGCATCCCGGCCTGAGGCGCGCCGTCGCCGAATATCTCGAAGACGAGCGACCTGCCATCGAACAGCAACAGGAACTGCTCGAGGGGTTCACGCCATTCCGCAAAGGCGAGCGTCAGGAGCGCTGA
- the clpS gene encoding ATP-dependent Clp protease adapter ClpS, translated as MGGPKDDDGGRRGGNDADFETGTVTKTRPKTKRPNLYRVLLLNDDYTPMEFVVLVLQDVFNKSREDAMRIMLHVHQKGVGECGVYPYEVAETKVTRVMDTARKNQHPLQCVMEKQ; from the coding sequence ATGGGTGGGCCGAAGGACGACGATGGCGGCCGCCGGGGCGGGAACGATGCCGATTTCGAAACCGGGACGGTGACCAAGACGCGTCCCAAAACCAAGCGGCCGAACCTCTATCGGGTGCTGTTGCTCAACGACGACTACACGCCGATGGAATTCGTCGTTCTGGTGCTCCAGGACGTCTTCAACAAGTCACGCGAAGACGCCATGCGCATCATGCTGCACGTTCACCAGAAGGGGGTGGGTGAGTGCGGCGTATATCCATACGAAGTGGCCGAGACCAAGGTCACCCGCGTGATGGATACGGCACGCAAGAACCAGCATCCGCTGCAATGCGTGATGGAAAAACAGTAG
- a CDS encoding RidA family protein gives MTDPIEKLREYGYELPAPKAPVASYVPVSRSGNLLYVSGQLSSNDQGVVQGRLGDTMNVVQGGNAAELSAVNILAQIVHMAGVPLHEVKKIVKLTVLVASAPDFFEQHLVANGASNLLVGVLGDKGKHARAAFGVASLPLGAAVEIEAVVEV, from the coding sequence ATGACCGACCCGATCGAAAAGCTCCGTGAATATGGCTATGAACTGCCCGCGCCCAAGGCGCCCGTGGCCAGCTATGTGCCGGTCAGCCGCAGTGGCAACCTCCTCTACGTGTCGGGGCAGCTCTCCAGCAACGACCAGGGCGTCGTGCAGGGCCGGCTGGGCGACACCATGAATGTCGTGCAGGGTGGCAATGCCGCCGAACTCAGCGCCGTCAATATTCTTGCACAGATCGTCCACATGGCCGGCGTGCCCCTCCACGAAGTCAAGAAAATCGTCAAGCTGACGGTGTTGGTCGCTTCGGCCCCCGACTTCTTCGAACAGCATCTGGTGGCCAATGGTGCGTCCAACCTCCTGGTCGGCGTGCTCGGAGACAAGGGCAAACATGCCCGCGCCGCCTTCGGCGTCGCCTCGCTTCCCCTCGGTGCGGCCGTCGAAATCGAAGCGGTCGTCGAGGTCTAG
- a CDS encoding serine hydrolase, producing the protein MTSLAKTPWRVAFLRALAAVLVVFAVSLPATAPAQAIENLRKYAGIVVDAKSGKVLYEDQADSRRYPASVTKVMTLYVLFQELQAGNLSLSTKMTVSRHAAAAVPTKLGLRAGSTISVEDAIKSLVTLSANDMARVIAEHISGSEEKFAERMTATARAMGMRNTTYRNASGLPDGGQVTTVRDQAILGIAIYQHFPTYYEYFQTTSFRYNGKTYGNHNRVLGYMGAVDGIKTGYINAAGSNLLTAARKDNRHIVVVAFGFNSAAARDEKVRQLVSSYLNKGRRGDYLQTAMVPLPGRQGNTQFALAQPRKPTFAMPTPMPDFRLAALVAGNGAQPQAQVAVASAAPVTMPTPAPADLGLSPAVQAANVLAAPTQAEPLYPSQDVIGAWLSETYNLGAPPAALGQTAPSTPLLPPGNVDGGAGQPVDLMHSGAVADAAPISGWIVQIGAGPSEDSARAMLSDAAGKVGSLGDFRSYVERFEKNGQIFYRARFVGFGDRDAATNMCNRLKDQNLACLALQG; encoded by the coding sequence GTGACCTCCCTGGCAAAGACCCCCTGGCGCGTTGCGTTCTTGCGCGCCCTCGCTGCCGTTCTTGTCGTCTTCGCTGTCAGCCTTCCGGCTACGGCGCCGGCTCAGGCCATCGAAAATCTCCGCAAATATGCCGGCATCGTCGTCGATGCCAAGTCCGGCAAGGTGCTCTACGAGGATCAGGCCGATTCCAGGCGCTACCCTGCCTCGGTCACCAAGGTGATGACGCTCTACGTCCTGTTCCAGGAACTGCAGGCGGGCAATCTCAGCCTCTCCACCAAAATGACAGTCTCGCGGCATGCGGCGGCCGCCGTGCCGACCAAGCTGGGCCTCCGCGCCGGCTCGACCATTTCGGTGGAAGATGCCATCAAGTCGCTGGTGACGCTTTCCGCCAACGACATGGCCCGCGTCATCGCCGAGCATATTTCCGGTTCTGAGGAAAAATTCGCCGAGCGCATGACGGCAACGGCCCGCGCCATGGGCATGCGCAACACCACATATCGCAACGCCTCCGGCCTGCCGGACGGCGGCCAGGTGACCACGGTGCGCGACCAGGCCATCCTGGGCATCGCCATCTACCAGCACTTCCCCACCTATTACGAATATTTCCAGACCACCTCCTTCCGCTACAACGGCAAGACCTATGGCAACCACAACCGCGTGCTGGGCTATATGGGCGCCGTCGACGGCATCAAGACCGGCTATATCAACGCCGCCGGCTCCAACCTCCTGACAGCTGCCCGCAAGGACAATCGGCACATCGTGGTCGTGGCCTTCGGCTTCAATTCGGCAGCTGCTCGCGACGAGAAGGTGCGCCAGCTGGTGTCGAGCTACCTCAACAAGGGCCGTCGTGGCGACTATCTGCAGACCGCCATGGTTCCCCTGCCCGGTCGCCAGGGCAATACCCAGTTCGCCCTTGCCCAGCCGCGCAAGCCCACCTTTGCCATGCCCACGCCCATGCCGGATTTCCGCCTCGCTGCGCTGGTTGCCGGCAACGGCGCACAGCCCCAGGCACAGGTCGCCGTGGCCTCGGCCGCGCCGGTCACCATGCCCACCCCCGCGCCGGCCGATCTTGGTCTTTCGCCGGCCGTGCAGGCTGCCAATGTGCTGGCCGCGCCCACGCAGGCCGAACCGCTTTATCCCAGCCAGGACGTCATCGGCGCCTGGCTGAGCGAAACCTACAATCTGGGTGCTCCGCCCGCCGCCCTTGGCCAGACCGCGCCCTCCACGCCCCTGCTGCCACCGGGCAATGTCGATGGCGGCGCCGGCCAGCCGGTCGACCTGATGCACTCCGGTGCAGTCGCCGATGCGGCCCCGATCAGCGGCTGGATCGTGCAGATCGGCGCCGGCCCCTCCGAGGACAGCGCACGCGCCATGCTCTCAGATGCGGCCGGCAAGGTCGGCTCGCTGGGTGACTTCCGCTCCTATGTCGAGCGGTTCGAAAAGAACGGCCAGATTTTCTATCGCGCCCGCTTCGTCGGCTTCGGCGACCGCGATGCTGCGACCAATATGTGCAACCGCCTGAAGGACCAGAACCTAGCCTGCCTGGCGCTGCAGGGTTGA
- a CDS encoding SulP family inorganic anion transporter — MFNFENYRAEWVRNVRGDLLSGLVVALALVPEAIAFSIIAGVDPKVGLYASVVIAIVISIFGGRPAMISAATAATAVLFGSLVRQHGLDYLLAATILAGLLQIGAGYLKLHTVMRFVSKSVMTGFVNALAILIFMAQLPELIGVPMMTYPMVALALAVIYLFPRVTTLVPSPLVAIIVVGLVVFFGGLDVHLVGDMGELPTTLPFFLIPNVPLTLDMLWIILPYSVGVAAVGLLESLMTAQIIDEFTDTPSDKRQESIGQGIANIASGFFGGMAGCAMIGQSGINVRSGGRGRLSTFLAGAYLLVLLVVLGDLLRNIPMPALVAIMIMVSIGTFDWQSIRNLREHPRSSSMVMLSTVAFVVYTHNLAIGVLVGVLLSGVFFAWKISQIFEVRKELSEDGKTRVYHVQGQLFFASAEQFMAAFDFDEKVERVVIDLTHAHIWDISSVAGVDKAVIKFRKAGVDVTLSGMNRASATIVDNLGVHHKANGDLLVGHS; from the coding sequence ATGTTCAATTTTGAAAACTACCGCGCCGAGTGGGTGCGGAACGTGCGGGGCGACCTGCTCTCCGGTCTCGTCGTGGCCCTGGCGCTCGTGCCGGAGGCCATCGCCTTTTCCATCATTGCCGGGGTCGACCCGAAGGTGGGGCTCTATGCCTCGGTGGTGATCGCCATCGTCATTTCCATCTTCGGTGGCCGGCCCGCCATGATTTCGGCGGCGACCGCGGCCACAGCCGTGCTGTTCGGCTCGCTGGTGCGCCAGCATGGGCTGGACTATCTGCTGGCGGCGACGATTCTCGCGGGCCTGCTGCAGATCGGCGCGGGCTATCTCAAGCTCCACACGGTCATGCGTTTCGTGTCCAAATCGGTGATGACCGGCTTCGTCAATGCACTGGCCATCCTGATCTTCATGGCGCAATTGCCCGAACTGATCGGGGTGCCGATGATGACCTATCCCATGGTCGCGCTGGCGCTGGCGGTCATTTACCTGTTCCCCCGCGTCACCACGCTGGTCCCGTCGCCGCTGGTGGCGATCATCGTTGTCGGCCTCGTTGTGTTCTTTGGCGGGCTGGACGTGCATCTGGTCGGTGACATGGGTGAACTTCCCACGACCCTGCCATTCTTCCTGATCCCCAATGTGCCGCTAACGCTGGATATGCTGTGGATCATCCTGCCCTATTCGGTGGGCGTGGCAGCGGTGGGCCTGCTGGAATCGTTGATGACGGCGCAGATCATCGACGAATTCACCGACACGCCCAGCGACAAGCGGCAGGAGAGCATCGGGCAGGGCATCGCCAATATTGCTTCGGGTTTCTTCGGCGGCATGGCAGGCTGTGCGATGATCGGGCAGTCGGGCATCAATGTGCGCTCGGGCGGGCGTGGGCGCCTGTCCACCTTCCTCGCCGGCGCCTATCTGCTGGTGCTGCTGGTGGTGCTGGGCGACCTGTTGCGCAATATTCCCATGCCAGCGCTGGTGGCGATCATGATCATGGTGTCGATCGGTACCTTTGACTGGCAGTCGATCCGCAATCTGCGCGAGCATCCGCGTTCATCGTCCATGGTGATGCTCTCGACCGTTGCCTTCGTCGTCTATACGCACAACCTTGCCATTGGCGTGCTCGTGGGCGTGCTGCTCTCGGGCGTGTTCTTCGCCTGGAAGATTTCGCAGATCTTCGAGGTGCGCAAGGAGCTGAGCGAAGACGGCAAGACGCGCGTCTATCACGTGCAGGGGCAGCTGTTCTTTGCTTCGGCCGAGCAGTTCATGGCGGCCTTCGACTTTGACGAAAAGGTCGAGCGGGTGGTGATCGACCTGACCCATGCTCACATCTGGGATATTTCCAGCGTTGCGGGAGTGGACAAGGCCGTCATCAAGTTCCGCAAGGCCGGTGTCGACGTCACCCTGTCCGGCATGAACCGCGCCAGTGCCACCATCGTCGACAATCTGGGCGTGCACCACAAGGCCAATGGCGACCTGCTGGTCGGCCATTCGTAA
- the clpA gene encoding ATP-dependent Clp protease ATP-binding subunit ClpA yields the protein MPSFSRGLEKALHQAMNLARERNHEFATLEHLLLALTDDRDTVAVLTGCDVDIDALKSDLEDFINEELDSLVVQNGQDARPTAAFQRVIQRAVIHVQSSGREEVTGANVLVAIFAERESHAAYFLEQQDMSRLDAVNFISHGITKSGPSEERKVRGAEDGEGPSEGGQEAKKSSALADFCVNLNEKARQGKIDPLIGRDSELRRTIQVLCRRSKNNPLYVGDAGVGKTAIAEGLARKIIEGDVPEVLKEAVIYALDMGALLAGTRYRGDFEERLKAVMKELEKMPNAVLFIDEIHTMIGAGATSGGALDASNLLKPALASGAIRCIGSTTYKEYRQFFEKDRALVRRFQKIDVNEPTVPDAIEIVKGLRPYFEEFHKIKYTDEALKAAVELSARYITDRKLPDKAIDVIDETGASQKLLPEDQRKQVIDVEDIETTIASIARIPPKSVSKSDAELLSGLEQSLKTVVFGQDSAITALSSAIKLARAGLREPEKPIGSYLFTGPTGVGKTEVAKQLADTLGVELLRFDMSEYMERHTISRLIGAPPGYVGFDQGGLLTDGVDQHPHCVVLLDEIEKAHPDLYNILLQVMDHGKLTDHNGKAVDFRNVILIMTSNVGAAELARSPIGFGRKREQGDDEDAINRTFSPEFRNRLDAIISFAPLPREVVRRVVEKFVLQLEGQLAERGVTINLTPEAADWLAEHGYDERMGARPLGRVIQEHVKKPLADQVLFGELVNGGSVTVAVVGEGSEAKLELVAVPPRPAKPKALPKPKKPKATADKN from the coding sequence ATGCCCTCATTTTCGCGCGGACTCGAAAAGGCCCTGCACCAGGCGATGAACCTGGCCCGTGAGCGCAACCATGAGTTTGCCACGCTCGAGCACCTGCTTCTGGCCTTGACGGACGACCGCGATACCGTGGCCGTGCTGACCGGATGCGATGTCGATATCGACGCGCTCAAGAGCGACCTCGAAGATTTCATCAATGAAGAGCTGGACAGCCTGGTCGTTCAGAACGGTCAGGATGCGCGGCCGACGGCGGCTTTCCAGCGCGTGATTCAGCGCGCCGTGATCCATGTCCAGTCGTCCGGTCGCGAAGAGGTGACCGGTGCCAATGTGCTCGTGGCGATCTTCGCCGAACGCGAGAGCCATGCCGCCTATTTCCTCGAGCAGCAGGACATGAGCCGGCTCGATGCGGTCAATTTCATCTCGCACGGCATTACCAAGTCGGGCCCGAGTGAAGAGCGCAAGGTGCGCGGCGCCGAAGATGGCGAGGGGCCGTCGGAGGGTGGGCAGGAGGCCAAGAAGAGCTCCGCCCTGGCCGATTTCTGCGTCAACCTCAACGAGAAAGCCCGGCAGGGCAAGATTGACCCACTGATCGGCCGCGACAGCGAATTGCGCCGGACCATCCAGGTGCTGTGCCGGCGTTCGAAGAACAACCCGCTTTATGTGGGTGACGCCGGCGTAGGCAAGACGGCGATTGCCGAGGGCCTGGCGCGCAAGATCATCGAAGGCGATGTGCCTGAAGTTCTCAAGGAAGCGGTGATCTATGCGCTCGACATGGGTGCGCTGCTGGCCGGCACGCGCTATCGCGGTGACTTCGAGGAACGCCTCAAGGCCGTGATGAAGGAACTCGAGAAGATGCCCAATGCGGTGCTCTTCATCGACGAGATCCACACCATGATCGGCGCCGGCGCCACCTCTGGTGGTGCGCTCGATGCCTCGAACCTTCTGAAGCCGGCCCTGGCTTCGGGTGCGATCCGCTGCATCGGTTCGACCACCTACAAGGAATACCGGCAGTTCTTCGAGAAGGACCGGGCCTTGGTGCGGCGCTTCCAGAAGATCGACGTCAACGAGCCGACGGTTCCCGATGCGATCGAGATCGTGAAGGGGCTGCGCCCCTATTTCGAGGAGTTCCACAAGATCAAGTACACGGACGAGGCCCTCAAGGCCGCCGTGGAACTGAGCGCGCGCTACATCACCGATCGCAAGCTGCCGGACAAGGCGATCGACGTGATCGACGAGACCGGGGCCAGCCAGAAGCTGCTGCCGGAAGACCAGCGCAAGCAGGTGATCGATGTCGAGGACATCGAGACGACCATTGCCTCGATTGCGCGCATCCCGCCCAAGTCGGTGTCGAAGTCCGATGCCGAACTGCTGAGTGGGCTCGAGCAGAGCCTCAAGACGGTGGTGTTTGGGCAGGATTCGGCCATCACGGCCCTGTCCTCGGCGATCAAGCTGGCCCGCGCGGGCCTGCGCGAGCCGGAAAAGCCGATCGGCTCATACCTGTTCACCGGCCCGACCGGTGTCGGCAAGACCGAGGTGGCCAAGCAGTTGGCCGACACGCTGGGGGTGGAACTCCTGCGCTTCGACATGTCCGAATATATGGAGCGCCATACGATCAGCCGACTGATCGGCGCGCCTCCGGGCTATGTGGGGTTCGACCAAGGCGGTCTGCTCACCGATGGCGTCGACCAGCATCCGCATTGCGTGGTGCTGCTGGACGAGATCGAGAAGGCCCATCCGGACCTTTACAACATCCTGTTGCAGGTGATGGACCACGGCAAGCTGACCGATCACAATGGCAAGGCGGTCGATTTCCGCAATGTCATCCTGATCATGACGTCCAATGTCGGCGCCGCGGAACTGGCCCGCTCGCCCATCGGTTTTGGCCGCAAGCGCGAGCAGGGGGACGACGAGGATGCGATCAACCGCACCTTCAGCCCCGAATTCCGCAATCGCCTGGATGCCATCATCTCCTTTGCGCCGCTGCCGCGCGAAGTGGTGCGCCGGGTGGTCGAGAAATTCGTGCTGCAGCTCGAAGGCCAGCTGGCCGAGCGCGGTGTCACGATCAATCTCACGCCCGAAGCCGCTGACTGGCTGGCCGAGCATGGCTATGACGAGCGCATGGGTGCCCGCCCGCTGGGCCGGGTGATCCAGGAGCATGTCAAGAAGCCGCTGGCCGACCAGGTGCTGTTCGGTGAGCTGGTCAATGGCGGCTCGGTCACAGTGGCCGTGGTGGGCGAGGGGAGCGAGGCCAAGCTCGAACTGGTGGCCGTGCCGCCGCGTCCGGCCAAGCCCAAGGCCCTGCCCAAGCCGAAAAAGCCCAAGGCTACGGCGGACAAGAACTGA
- a CDS encoding response regulator: protein MPKSVMIVEDNELNMKLFNDLLESRGYTVIQTRSGMEALDLARAHMPDLILMDIQLPEVSGLVVTKWLKDDEQLAHIPVVAVTAFAMKGDEERILQGGCEGYISKPISVSHFLETIAQYIGPA from the coding sequence ATGCCCAAGAGTGTGATGATCGTGGAAGACAACGAGCTCAACATGAAGCTCTTCAACGATCTGCTTGAATCGCGTGGCTATACGGTGATCCAGACCCGCAGCGGGATGGAAGCGCTGGATCTGGCGCGCGCCCACATGCCCGATCTGATCCTGATGGACATCCAGCTCCCCGAGGTGTCGGGCCTGGTGGTGACCAAATGGCTCAAGGACGATGAACAACTGGCCCACATCCCGGTCGTGGCCGTTACCGCCTTCGCCATGAAGGGTGATGAAGAGCGCATTCTGCAGGGTGGGTGCGAGGGCTATATTTCCAAGCCGATCTCCGTGTCTCACTTTCTGGAAACCATTGCCCAATACATTGGACCTGCCTGA